The Populus alba chromosome 6, ASM523922v2, whole genome shotgun sequence genomic interval agaaaatttgcAAATCCGTACAAACTTTTAAAACTTCAAACTAGcatgagttttatttgacagTAAACACTTCCATCTTCCACATCAGCAGCTTCTGAGACATTAATTCAACAAGGTCCTTGAAGAAAAGTAAGAATTAACGGCCACCTGAAAGGAGGGACTCTGCAACCGAGGACGAATGTGCAAATGCATTGTCCATAGAAGAAGGATAAGTATAGGCAAACTCACCAAAACCTTCacgatttgaaaatttttggcCGCTTGCAGAAAGACGAAGTGGTGAAATGTCAGGCAGAGGAACATTCCCCTCTAAGAACTGCACTACTTGGCGCATGCTTGGCCTTGCTGCAGGCTCAGAATGAGAGCACATCAAACCAAGTTTCAATACCAATTCCATTTCCCCTGCAATATATTCTGTACCCAAATTGGGATCCCTTGCCTCCAGAATTTCACCTCCAAGCCATCGACTAAACACCCAATCAACCAAGATTATATCCTCAGTTGGCTGTATTGGCCTTCTACCAGAAGCAACCTCAAGCAGGAAGGCCCCAAAAGCGAACACATCAGTGCTTGTCGTGGCCTTCCCAGTTCGTGCATGCTCAGGTGCGAGATACCCAAGAGTTCCGACAACGTGGGTCGTTTGAGGATCTGTTCCATGGTCATACAATCTTGCAAGGCCAAAATCCCCTAATCTTCCATTCAATTCATCATCTAGCAAGACATTACTAGCCTTGACATCTCTATGAATCACAACTTGCTCCCATTCTTCATGTAGATATAAGAGCCCTGAAGCTACGCCTTTGATGACTCTAAATCTTTGGCTCCAATTGAGGGCGACTGCTGGTTGGTCATAGAGGTATTTGTCTAGACTTCCATTAGGCATGTAGTCATATACCAAAAGTAGCTCTCCTTTACGCCGGCAGTACCCCAAGAGAGAGACTAAATTCCGGTGACGAAGGCGACCAATGCTGACAATTTCCGCCACAAATTCCCTCATCCCCTGTCTTGATTCATGAGACACCCTTTTCACTGCAATCTGAATCTTCGAGGTTGGCAAGACACCTTTGTAGACTCTACCAAATCCACCACTACCCAACAGCTCCTCGTCTCTAAATCCTTTGGTGGCAGTATAAAGATCTTTGAATTTAAATCGGTGAGGCCCATAGTCGAGCTCCCAATCTTCTAGCACTTCTGCAAACTTCCTTGTCCTTCGTACGGCATAAGATATACCCGAGACTGCTACTAAAACCAGACTTAAACAGAGCACAGGCAGTCCAATGGTTAAGAATTTGGATGTCTTCTTTGGTCCTACTCGAGGAAGCTTTGGAAGGCGAGAGATATCTAGTGCTTCAGCTAGGCCATTCATCTTGAAGCTCCAACCCAACACGTACTGGGACGCGAAATATGAAACACTGGTGGATGATGAGAATCCAATATACATACTACTGTTTAAGATTGGCGACAAATCACGAGACAGAGTCAAAAGTGGTCTACTGGGTTTATCAACATCAATCGGAGCTATAGTGACATTCATTTGCTTCTCCATGCCATCATATTCTATCCAAACTTGCATTGGATGGCCACTAATTAGTTTCAAGTTTGTGAGCTTACCATTAAGTTTGGAATAATATCCAGCTGAAGCAGATCGTTCAGACTCTAAACCATTAATATCAATCCCAACATGGTTATCATCGATATCATTGAAGTTGCTGCTGTTTATCGTGTCAAGCTCCACAGCAACAACATGGTTGGTCTGATTCCCATTGTTGGTGTTATTAAATAGACCAAGGTAATTGTTTGGAAGGGCTCCTGGGAGACCTCTTGTGGGTGCAATGACAAAGGCAATACCATGGCCACCAAGAGTTGGATATTCCGGTATGATAGCGAAAACAAAGGTAGTGGAGAAGGTGAAAGCTGTGCTATTTATAGAGTTCTTGAAGGTTACTGGGTTTGGATAGAAGGCGTGACCCATTCGGTTGTAGGTTTCATTGGTTAGCCTCAAAAGGCCATTGGAGGTTAACTCAGCTATGCCGTCAAGGCTTAGATTAGTGGATCGGAAGCCAGAGAAGGTGAAGTTGAGATCTTGAGAGGCTGCTATTGCTAAGCTAACTAAGACACGCACCAAAAAGACGATCCTGAATAACATTGCAACTGTATGTGTCTCCACCCACCAGTTTCTTGTTCATGTTTGTCAGTTATAATGGATTATCGACGTAATTTAGGAGATaactgttttgtttgtttgttgaaaaatattttttttaaaaaaataaatttttgaaaaataaattattcattgatatttaataatatcgtgaaaaataagttgacaAACACTTTTTATTAGGctatataatagaaaataagttaaaaaataaattgttaatatttttttaagttaattaaaataattagaaattaattttacaaattaaaaagttgaataagaataaaatttgaaaaaaatctaatttcataaattatattaaataaaataaataacaataaaaataatagagatcaaatctaacagataaaaaattaaaaattaaaaaataaaaaaaaacaatttcataaattattttaaataaaataaataacataaaaataataatcataaaaataagaacaaaaattatataaaaataataagaaaaaagaaaataataatcataaaaataagagaaaaaaaaataataatcataaaaataagaacaaaaaaattatataaaaattaaattaaattaaattataaagaataaaatcaaaataaaatatataacaataaaaaatttaaaaaattaaattttaaaaaaaattattaaataatataatatttctaattttatatataacctGAAAGCTTGGACAAGTTAGATTATCTCAACCATGCAAAGATTCTCCCATTGTTTGACTAATTGGCTCTCTCATTAAGATACATTTATTTcttagaaaatgattttttatttaaaatatatatatttttttatttttcaggttgATGTGAAAGCACAATACTCATAATTTTTAAGGAAACATGAAAAACCAGTCAATTTAGCAACTCTTTCATGAAATTTCACGGTTAGGTATTGTTTGAGTTGTAGTTCAACAcattttttctagctaaaacatttatattaataaaataaaaataaaaataaggttgCTTTAAAGTCTAAGGATTACATTCATACTTGTTACATGACTGACTCATACAACCAGTTGCTCCCCCCCTAAAAcctccttgaaaaaaaaaagctacaaattgttaatattttttttaaaaaaattattaaaataattagaaataaatcttacaaattaaaagttgaatggcaataaaattaaaaaaaatctaatttcataaattatctcaaataaaataaataaaatcaaaataatagagattaaatctaacatataaaaaagttaaaagatgatgaaattaaaaaattataattttataaatgattttaaataaaataaaaaacaatcaaaataataaggatcaaatttgataaataaaaaattttaattaagaaaataataggaaaaaaagcaaataaaaattataaaaataaaaaccaaagttcatataaaaatcaaatcaacttaaattctaaatgatgaaattaaaaaaaattaaaataaaatatataaacaataaaaaaatttaaaaatcaaatttaataagatcagtaaataatataatatttttaatttttttatacatatttttttaaaataaaaaaatcattttctatgAAATAAATGTATCTTAATGAGAGAGCCAATTAGTCAAACAATGTGGAGAATCTTTGCATGGTTGAGATAATCTAACTTGTCAAACTTTCAGGTTGATGTGAAAGCACAATACCCATAATTTTAAGGCAACATGAAAAACAAGTCAATTTAGCAACTCTTTCATGAAATTTCACTGTTAGGCATTGTTTGAGTTgcaattaaatagatttttgaaattaattaatttttttagtgttttatattatttttgatatatcatgtaataaataaaattttaaaaatattttaatatatttataaataaataaaatttaaaaaatattgtccaCTACCCTTCCACGCAATAAGGTTGCTCTAAAGAAGGATCAAAGAGGAGAAAACTGACTTGAAGCTAACTCTTTTTCATGATTCTGGATTTAAAGAAGGATCCTTCCCCTTAACATATCTGGGTGTTCCTCTTAGCCCTCACAAGCTATTAACAAGTcagttttctccttttttattcaaattagagTCGGCAGTTTAGAACTGGATAGGTAAAAATCTCTCATATGCTGGTCGATTGGAGCTTTTGAAGTTTGTTCTGTTGGGTATGGTTTAATTCTGGATAAATGTGTTCCCTCTTCCAGTTATTGTCATCAACCAGATCATCTGCACCTGTAGGAATTTCTTATGGACATGTAATGCTACTAAAAGCACATCTACTTTGGTTGCTTGGAACAACGTTTGCCTCCTAAAGAAAGAAGGGGGCCTCTGCTTATTTGATGTAAAGGCCAGAAACAAGAGCTTTCTTGCTaggcatctttgaaatattcatCTGAAGACAGATTTCATTTGGATTCAATGGGTTCACCACTACTATTTACATACCTACTCTATATGGATCGTGTGTACCAATACATCCTTCTCCCCACTATGAAAATTCATTATTTGTCATAGAGATCAACTAGTAGAGAGTTGTGGGAGTATAGATGAAACTGTAACTCCACTCAAAAGTTGGTTTAGTGGTGTTCATCACTTCTCAGCTAAAGCTTATGAATATCTCCGGAGTCCTTCTACTCAGGTGAACTGGGACCGTGTAGTATGGGAAACCTGGTCTCTGCCGCAATACAATTTCATTCTATGGCTTGCGGTTGTAGAGAAGTTTAAAATAAAGGACAGATTATATTTCATCCCATTGGACGCCTCCTGCGTGTTTTATAAGCAAGCTAACGAATCTCACCAACATCTTTTCTTTACTTGCAGTTGGACTCATGCTTCTAAAGGAGCATAAAATCCCGGCTGCGTATACATCGCCGAATGTCGACTCTGACCAGTGCTATTTGAGGTCTTACCTCTGGGGGAAATAATATTGAAGGAAGAATGCAGAGAGTCGCTTTAAGACTTATAGTCTACCTAATTTGGGAGGAAAGAAACAAGAGAATATTTGAATCCTCTTGCATCTCCATGGAATCTCTCTTCTAGAAATTCGAAGTGATGTTCTTCACAGTTTTTCACTTTCATGAGAAAGATCACAATTGTCTTAATCTTGACTGAAGTGTGGTTACTGTCTGGCCTATGTTCGATAATTTTTGATGAGTTGAATTATGTTTGCATGGTTGATAATTATTCTCTCCTGGTGTCTGCTCTTTTAGCTGGCTTCTGCTTGGTCTTAGAATGCAGTGCTGAATCTGTGGTTTCTGTTTTTGTTGGCGGGTGGTTTCGGAATGGCCTagcctctcttttcttcttgatATGCTGTTGTGGCTGGATTTTTTGGCACTGCATGGCTCTTTTGTTAGTTAACTTCAACACCTGTTCTAGTTATAGGTTCCTTAGTTAAccaattttgtttatatttttatgttaagggATCTTGTTTACCCTTCAGCTTTGCATTGTAATCTGTATATATTAGCTTAATTTGCTTTTCTTAGGAAGATGTTCCCTTAGGTTTTACATATTTGTATATGTGATTTGCTAGCTTCCCGactctgtttcttttttatcttttatattacttacatttgatcaataaaaataaaataaaataaggttgCACTAAAACCCTGAGGGGTAACTCAACTAGTCAGGTCTTGAGTTTGCTCCTTAATGGTCACAAGTTCGAGTCCCCTCAAGGTCATTGGAGgattacatggtcgttaacttcagggcctgtAAAATTAGTCAAGGTACGCGCAAATTGGCTCAGTTAgctacattaataaaaataataataataaaaataaggttGATCCAAAGTCTGAGGATTCATACATTCATACATGTACACCCCACTAAGAGCCTAAAACctccttgaaaaaaaatgctaatttcaTGTAAATAGCTATTTGCCCTGGATACACTGTGGGTTATATAATAGTCTTGAATCGAATAATTGAAGTACAAATGTTATAAACGATATGATGATC includes:
- the LOC118053406 gene encoding L-type lectin-domain containing receptor kinase IV.1-like, with translation MLFRIVFLVRVLVSLAIAASQDLNFTFSGFRSTNLSLDGIAELTSNGLLRLTNETYNRMGHAFYPNPVTFKNSINSTAFTFSTTFVFAIIPEYPTLGGHGIAFVIAPTRGLPGALPNNYLGLFNNTNNGNQTNHVVAVELDTINSSNFNDIDDNHVGIDINGLESERSASAGYYSKLNGKLTNLKLISGHPMQVWIEYDGMEKQMNVTIAPIDVDKPSRPLLTLSRDLSPILNSSMYIGFSSSTSVSYFASQYVLGWSFKMNGLAEALDISRLPKLPRVGPKKTSKFLTIGLPVLCLSLVLVAVSGISYAVRRTRKFAEVLEDWELDYGPHRFKFKDLYTATKGFRDEELLGSGGFGRVYKGVLPTSKIQIAVKRVSHESRQGMREFVAEIVSIGRLRHRNLVSLLGYCRRKGELLLVYDYMPNGSLDKYLYDQPAVALNWSQRFRVIKGVASGLLYLHEEWEQVVIHRDVKASNVLLDDELNGRLGDFGLARLYDHGTDPQTTHVVGTLGYLAPEHARTGKATTSTDVFAFGAFLLEVASGRRPIQPTEDIILVDWVFSRWLGGEILEARDPNLGTEYIAGEMELVLKLGLMCSHSEPAARPSMRQVVQFLEGNVPLPDISPLRLSASGQKFSNREGFGEFAYTYPSSMDNAFAHSSSVAESLLSGGR